One stretch of Corvus hawaiiensis isolate bCorHaw1 chromosome 1, bCorHaw1.pri.cur, whole genome shotgun sequence DNA includes these proteins:
- the UBP1 gene encoding upstream-binding protein 1 isoform X3, producing the protein MAWVLKMDEVIESGLVHDFDASLSGIGQELGAGAYSMSDVLALPIFKQEDSSLPQENETKHPPFQYVMCAATSPAVKLYDETLTYLNQGQSYEIRMLDNRKAGDIPEINGKLVKSIIRVVFHDRRLQYTEHQQLEGWKWNRPGDRLLDLDIPMSVGVIDIKTNPSQLNAVEFLWDPTKCTSAFIQVHCISTEFTPRKHGGEKGVPFRIQVDTFKQTENGEYTDHLHSASCQIKVFKPKGADRKQKTDREKMEKRTAHEKEKYQPSYDTTVLTECSPWPDTPTTFVNNSPTPAPTFTSAQHNTYSVPDSNSSSPNHQGDGTSQGSGDQLHPSATIQETQQWLLKNRFSAYTRLFSNFSGADLLKLTREDLVQICGPADGIRLYNALKSRSVRPRLTIYVCQEPLQSLQLERQDAGGGDSNGAIYVYHAIYLEEMAASEVTRKLALAFNIPLHQINQVYRQGPTGIHILVSDQMVQNFQDESCFLFTTIKAENGEGFHIILK; encoded by the exons tgatgtTTTGGCACTGCCTATTTTCAAACAGGAAGATTCCAGCCTTCCACAAGAAAATGAGACCAAACATCCACCTTTCCAATATGTTATGTGTGCTGCAACATCTCCAGCAGTAAAATTATATGATGAAACTCTCACATACTTGAATCAAG gtCAGTCCTATGAGATACGGATGCTAGATAATCGGAAAGCTGGAGACATACCAGAGATCAATGGAAAGCTGGTGAAG aGCATTATAAGAGTTGTGTTCCATGACAGAAGGTTGCAGTATACAGAGCACCAGCAGCTAGAGGGTTGGAAGTGGAACCGCCCTGGGGACAGACTTCTCGACTTAG ATATTCCAATGTCTGTTGGAGTCATTGACATCAAGACAAATCCAAGCCAGCTCAATGCAGTTGAATTTTTATGGGATCCAACAAAATGTACATCTGCTTTTATTCAG gtacaTTGTATCAGCACTGAATTTACCCCTCGTAAACACGGAGGAGAGAAAGGAGTTCCTTTTAGGATTCAGGTTGACACCTTTAAACAGACTGAAAATGGAGAATATACAGATCATCTGCATTCAGCCAGTTGTCAAATCAAAGTTTTTAAG CCCAAAGGagcagacagaaaacagaaaacagacagagaaaagatggaaaagcGAACTGCACATGAAAAAGAGAAGTATCAGCCTTCATATGACACCACAGTTCTTACAGAG TGCTCACCATGGCCTGATACTCCGACAACATTTGTAAACAACAGTCCTACTCCTGCTCCAACTTTCACCTCTGCTCAGCATAACACCTACAGTGTCCCAGACAG CAATTCTTCTTCCCCAAATCATCAAGGAGATGGAACCTCTCAAGGGTCAGGAGAT CAGCTTCATCCTTCAGCCACAATCCAGGAAACTCAGCAATGGTTGCTCAAGAATAGGTTCTCTGCCTATACAAGGCTTTTTTCAAATTTCTCAG GTGCTGATTTATTAAAGCTGACAAGAGAAGATCTGGTACAAATCTGTGGTCCAGCTGATGGAATTCGGCTGTATAATGCACTGAAATCCAG ATCTGTGAGGCCCCGTTTAACAATCTACGTGTGCCAGGAGCCCTTACAGAGCTTACAACTGGAACGACAGGACGCGGGCGGCGGAGACAGCAACGGTGCAATATACG ttTATCATGCAATCTACTTAGAGGAGATGGCAGCCTCAGAAGTCACACGCAAGCTTGCTTTGGCATTTAATATTCCTTTGCATCAGATCAACCAAGTTTACAGACAGGGTCCCACAGGCATCCACATTCTTGTTAGTGATCAG atggTTCAAAACTTTCAAGATGAGAGTTGTTTCTTATTCACCACAATAAAAG
- the UBP1 gene encoding upstream-binding protein 1 isoform X2, protein MAWVLKMDEVIESGLVHDFDASLSGIGQELGAGAYSMSDVLALPIFKQEDSSLPQENETKHPPFQYVMCAATSPAVKLYDETLTYLNQGQSYEIRMLDNRKAGDIPEINGKLVKSIIRVVFHDRRLQYTEHQQLEGWKWNRPGDRLLDLDIPMSVGVIDIKTNPSQLNAVEFLWDPTKCTSAFIQVHCISTEFTPRKHGGEKGVPFRIQVDTFKQTENGEYTDHLHSASCQIKVFKPKGADRKQKTDREKMEKRTAHEKEKYQPSYDTTVLTEMRLEPIIEDAVEHEQKKSSKRTLPADYGDSLAKRGSCSPWPDTPTTFVNNSPTPAPTFTSAQHNTYSVPDSNSSSPNHQGDGTSQGSGDLHPSATIQETQQWLLKNRFSAYTRLFSNFSGADLLKLTREDLVQICGPADGIRLYNALKSRSVRPRLTIYVCQEPLQSLQLERQDAGGGDSNGAIYVYHAIYLEEMAASEVTRKLALAFNIPLHQINQVYRQGPTGIHILVSDQMVQNFQDESCFLFTTIKAENGEGFHIILK, encoded by the exons tgatgtTTTGGCACTGCCTATTTTCAAACAGGAAGATTCCAGCCTTCCACAAGAAAATGAGACCAAACATCCACCTTTCCAATATGTTATGTGTGCTGCAACATCTCCAGCAGTAAAATTATATGATGAAACTCTCACATACTTGAATCAAG gtCAGTCCTATGAGATACGGATGCTAGATAATCGGAAAGCTGGAGACATACCAGAGATCAATGGAAAGCTGGTGAAG aGCATTATAAGAGTTGTGTTCCATGACAGAAGGTTGCAGTATACAGAGCACCAGCAGCTAGAGGGTTGGAAGTGGAACCGCCCTGGGGACAGACTTCTCGACTTAG ATATTCCAATGTCTGTTGGAGTCATTGACATCAAGACAAATCCAAGCCAGCTCAATGCAGTTGAATTTTTATGGGATCCAACAAAATGTACATCTGCTTTTATTCAG gtacaTTGTATCAGCACTGAATTTACCCCTCGTAAACACGGAGGAGAGAAAGGAGTTCCTTTTAGGATTCAGGTTGACACCTTTAAACAGACTGAAAATGGAGAATATACAGATCATCTGCATTCAGCCAGTTGTCAAATCAAAGTTTTTAAG CCCAAAGGagcagacagaaaacagaaaacagacagagaaaagatggaaaagcGAACTGCACATGAAAAAGAGAAGTATCAGCCTTCATATGACACCACAGTTCTTACAGAG ATGAGGCTTGAGCCTATAATTGAAGATGCAGTTGAACATGAGCAGAAAAAGTCCAGCAAGCGGACTTTGCCAGCAGACTACGGTGATTCTCTGGCAAAGCGAGGCAGT TGCTCACCATGGCCTGATACTCCGACAACATTTGTAAACAACAGTCCTACTCCTGCTCCAACTTTCACCTCTGCTCAGCATAACACCTACAGTGTCCCAGACAG CAATTCTTCTTCCCCAAATCATCAAGGAGATGGAACCTCTCAAGGGTCAGGAGAT CTTCATCCTTCAGCCACAATCCAGGAAACTCAGCAATGGTTGCTCAAGAATAGGTTCTCTGCCTATACAAGGCTTTTTTCAAATTTCTCAG GTGCTGATTTATTAAAGCTGACAAGAGAAGATCTGGTACAAATCTGTGGTCCAGCTGATGGAATTCGGCTGTATAATGCACTGAAATCCAG ATCTGTGAGGCCCCGTTTAACAATCTACGTGTGCCAGGAGCCCTTACAGAGCTTACAACTGGAACGACAGGACGCGGGCGGCGGAGACAGCAACGGTGCAATATACG ttTATCATGCAATCTACTTAGAGGAGATGGCAGCCTCAGAAGTCACACGCAAGCTTGCTTTGGCATTTAATATTCCTTTGCATCAGATCAACCAAGTTTACAGACAGGGTCCCACAGGCATCCACATTCTTGTTAGTGATCAG atggTTCAAAACTTTCAAGATGAGAGTTGTTTCTTATTCACCACAATAAAAG
- the UBP1 gene encoding upstream-binding protein 1 isoform X1, whose protein sequence is MAWVLKMDEVIESGLVHDFDASLSGIGQELGAGAYSMSDVLALPIFKQEDSSLPQENETKHPPFQYVMCAATSPAVKLYDETLTYLNQGQSYEIRMLDNRKAGDIPEINGKLVKSIIRVVFHDRRLQYTEHQQLEGWKWNRPGDRLLDLDIPMSVGVIDIKTNPSQLNAVEFLWDPTKCTSAFIQVHCISTEFTPRKHGGEKGVPFRIQVDTFKQTENGEYTDHLHSASCQIKVFKPKGADRKQKTDREKMEKRTAHEKEKYQPSYDTTVLTEMRLEPIIEDAVEHEQKKSSKRTLPADYGDSLAKRGSCSPWPDTPTTFVNNSPTPAPTFTSAQHNTYSVPDSNSSSPNHQGDGTSQGSGDQLHPSATIQETQQWLLKNRFSAYTRLFSNFSGADLLKLTREDLVQICGPADGIRLYNALKSRSVRPRLTIYVCQEPLQSLQLERQDAGGGDSNGAIYVYHAIYLEEMAASEVTRKLALAFNIPLHQINQVYRQGPTGIHILVSDQMVQNFQDESCFLFTTIKAENGEGFHIILK, encoded by the exons tgatgtTTTGGCACTGCCTATTTTCAAACAGGAAGATTCCAGCCTTCCACAAGAAAATGAGACCAAACATCCACCTTTCCAATATGTTATGTGTGCTGCAACATCTCCAGCAGTAAAATTATATGATGAAACTCTCACATACTTGAATCAAG gtCAGTCCTATGAGATACGGATGCTAGATAATCGGAAAGCTGGAGACATACCAGAGATCAATGGAAAGCTGGTGAAG aGCATTATAAGAGTTGTGTTCCATGACAGAAGGTTGCAGTATACAGAGCACCAGCAGCTAGAGGGTTGGAAGTGGAACCGCCCTGGGGACAGACTTCTCGACTTAG ATATTCCAATGTCTGTTGGAGTCATTGACATCAAGACAAATCCAAGCCAGCTCAATGCAGTTGAATTTTTATGGGATCCAACAAAATGTACATCTGCTTTTATTCAG gtacaTTGTATCAGCACTGAATTTACCCCTCGTAAACACGGAGGAGAGAAAGGAGTTCCTTTTAGGATTCAGGTTGACACCTTTAAACAGACTGAAAATGGAGAATATACAGATCATCTGCATTCAGCCAGTTGTCAAATCAAAGTTTTTAAG CCCAAAGGagcagacagaaaacagaaaacagacagagaaaagatggaaaagcGAACTGCACATGAAAAAGAGAAGTATCAGCCTTCATATGACACCACAGTTCTTACAGAG ATGAGGCTTGAGCCTATAATTGAAGATGCAGTTGAACATGAGCAGAAAAAGTCCAGCAAGCGGACTTTGCCAGCAGACTACGGTGATTCTCTGGCAAAGCGAGGCAGT TGCTCACCATGGCCTGATACTCCGACAACATTTGTAAACAACAGTCCTACTCCTGCTCCAACTTTCACCTCTGCTCAGCATAACACCTACAGTGTCCCAGACAG CAATTCTTCTTCCCCAAATCATCAAGGAGATGGAACCTCTCAAGGGTCAGGAGAT CAGCTTCATCCTTCAGCCACAATCCAGGAAACTCAGCAATGGTTGCTCAAGAATAGGTTCTCTGCCTATACAAGGCTTTTTTCAAATTTCTCAG GTGCTGATTTATTAAAGCTGACAAGAGAAGATCTGGTACAAATCTGTGGTCCAGCTGATGGAATTCGGCTGTATAATGCACTGAAATCCAG ATCTGTGAGGCCCCGTTTAACAATCTACGTGTGCCAGGAGCCCTTACAGAGCTTACAACTGGAACGACAGGACGCGGGCGGCGGAGACAGCAACGGTGCAATATACG ttTATCATGCAATCTACTTAGAGGAGATGGCAGCCTCAGAAGTCACACGCAAGCTTGCTTTGGCATTTAATATTCCTTTGCATCAGATCAACCAAGTTTACAGACAGGGTCCCACAGGCATCCACATTCTTGTTAGTGATCAG atggTTCAAAACTTTCAAGATGAGAGTTGTTTCTTATTCACCACAATAAAAG